The bacterium genomic sequence TCTAGCATCAGCTTGTACACAAGGCTTGCATCAGCTAGTACGATTCGTGCTGTGGCGTACATTCGGAGATGGCTGGAGGACCGGCTGCGCGACGCACTGGCCGCATCGCCCGCGGTGCTGTTGCAGGGCTCACGGTTCATCGGCAAGACGACTCTGGCCCGGCGCCTGTCGGCGTCGGCGCTCGACATGTCGAACGAGCAGCACGTCGCCCGGCTCGAGCTGGATCCGCTGGGAATGCTGCGCCGGACCCCCAAGCCGGTGCTCGTGGACGAGTGGCAGCTGCGCCCCCAGACACTTTGGGACATCAAGTCGCTGGTGGACGCAGAGGGGGCGTCGGGGTTCATCATCGCCGGTTCGGCCGGGTACTCGCATCTGGAGGGCTTCAGCCAGTTCCCCCTGACCGGGCGCTGCGACATGCTGCGGCTCCGTCCGATGGCACAGGCCGAGCGCCGGGAACTTGCGGTCATGCCGTTGGCCGACCTTCTCTTCGGGGGCTCAGACCAGTGGGGATCGCCCGAGCGTCTGGAGCACAGCGACTATGTGAGCATCGCAGTGCAGTCCGGGTACCCGGGCCATGCCCGTCTCGCAGCCGACGAGGCCCACGACGCTCTGCGGCGCATCGCCGCAAACATCATCGAAGCCGACATCGTCAGGCACCAGACGAGGCGAGACTCCACCGCCACACGTTCGGGCCTGTCGCGGTTCATCGCCGCCTACGCATCCGCAAGCGGACGCATCGTGGACCTGCTGAGCATCGCGAAAGCCGCAGGCCTCAACGACAAGACAGCCGCCAAGTACCGCGACATGTACGACAACTCGTACCTGCTCGACGAGCTGCCGATCTGGAGGCCCACCGCCGACTCGCAGGGGTTCCGCCATCCCAAACGAGTTCTGAGCGACCCTGCAATGATGGCCCCGCTCATCGGGACCAGCCCCAGCGAGCTGACCGCAGCGCCGCAGCTGCTCGGCGGCCTGATCGAGACTTTCGTGCATGCGCAGCTCAGCGCCCAGCAGGCCGTGACCGCCGAGCCCTACGCAATCGAGTGCTATGACCTGCGGCGTTCCGGCAAAGCCCGCAGCGCCGCCGCGGCCTACCCGCTGGGAGAAATCGACTTCGTGCTCAGATCCACCAGAAGGCCCGCCGTCGCCGTCGTGGAGGTCAAAGCCCGCAACCGGGTCAAGCGCCACGACGCCGACCGGATCATCGCCCTGCGCGACGCCATCGACTCCGACCCCAGAGCAAGCCACGAGTTCACCGCGGGAGCAGTGCTCTGCTGCGGCGACATCGACCCGACCCCCATCAGCGACCGGGTCTGGGCCGCTCCACTGTCAGCACTGTGGACAACCCCCCCAAGCCCGACACCACCAACGCGTCCATCGGGATCCGAGCCTCGCGTCCCGTGAGACGGCACCCGAGGCAGCGCCCGAACTCCGCCACCGGCCCGGCGTGTCGACGACGTCATCGTCGGCCCGGCCCGCTGCGCCCGGCCAGGCCCGCGCGGTGTCAGTCGTCGTCTTTGATGGTGACCGTGGCGGTGCCCTGCGCGACGGCGGCGCCCTGGGGGTCGGTGAGGACGGCCTGGAAGGTCTCGTCGCCCTCGGCGCCGCCGTCGTTGAGGATGGCTATGTACACGTAGCGGTAGAGCAGCCGCGTGCCCGCGGTGAACGTCATCAGCCGGCCGGCGCCCGCGGCGTAGCCGCGGTAGTCGGCGCCGTCTCGGGCTGTGCCGTCTCGTGTGGACAGCCGCACCGACACCGTCCGGTCGGGGGTCTCGCTGAGATACACCATGAATCTGAGGTAGCGGCCGTTCTCGCTGATCTCCACGTCTCGCACCGACAGGGCCGGGCCCGCGGGCACAGGCGGCGGGGGCGGGTCGTCGTCGTCTTTGACGGCGACGGTGGCGGCACCCTGCGACGAGGACACGGTGTAGCCGCTGCCCGCGTCGACGGTGAGCGTGACCGACCCGTCGGGCTCGTCGGTGCTGTCGCCGACGGTGGCGACGGCGAGATTCGCGGCGCCGCCGGTTCCGACCACGACTGTGCGGGTGCCGGTCGTGGCGCCGTGGTCGCCGGCCGCGGTGACGGTGACGGTGACCGTCAGCGGCGTCTTCGGGGCCGGGCTCGCGGAGACGGTGAACGTCGCGCTCTGGCCCTCGGTGATCCCGCTGCCCGCCGTCACGCTGACCTCCAGGTCGGGGTCCGGAGGCGGGGGCGGCGGGTCGTCTTGAGGGTCGGGATCGTCGGGGGGATCAGTGTCGGGCGTGTCGGGGTCCTGGGGATCGGGCTCTCGGGGGTCGTGGTCTTGGGGCGGGTCGTCGTCGGCGACCGCGACCGTCGCGGCGCCTTGCGGGGTGGAGACGGTGTAGCCGCTGCCCGCGTTCACGGTGAGCGTGACCGACCCGTCAGCCTCGTCGGCGCCGTCGCCGGCGGTGGCGACACTGAACGCCTTGGTTCCGCTGGTGGGGATCGCCACGGTCTGCGCGCCGACCGCGGCGCCGTAGTCGCCGGTCTGGGTGACGGTCACCACCACGCTCAGCGGCGAAGACGGCGCCGGGCTGACGGAGATGGTGAAGCCGGCGGCGCCGCCCTCGGTCACGCCCGCCCCGGCGGTCACGGCGACCTGCGGCGCCGGTGTCGGCGTTGGCGGTGTGGGGGCTTTCTCGCGGCAGGCCTCGAGGCTGTCGAGCTCGGTGTAGATCTTCTGCCACAGCGCGTTGGGTCCGGCGCCCTGCCAGTTCGGCGTCTGGCGGTCGGGGCGGGCTTTGAGGTCGGCGACGGTGTAGTCGTCTTCGCCGAGCATGGTGTCACGGGCGCGCCCGAACGTGTCGACCAGGTCGGGGCGGCTGCCGTTCCAGGGGTCTTGGGTCTTGGCTTCGACTTCGGCCAGCAGGGCGGTGTCGGCGGTGCGGCACGACGGCGGGGACGGGGGGTCGTCGTCGTCGGAGACGGCGACGGTGGCGGCGGGCCTGCCCGGCGACACCGCATAGCCCCGGCCCGGGTTCACAGTCAAGGTGAGCGACCCGTCGGGCTCGTCGGTGCTGTCGCCGGCGGTGGCCACGGCGTGGGCGGCGGAGCCTCCGGCCGGGATGGTGACCGTCGCCGGGCCGGCCGCGGCGCCGAAGTCGCCGCTCTCGATGACGGTCACGGCGACGGTCAGCGGCGCCGCGGGCGCGGGGTCGGCGGTCACGGTGAACGACGCGGCGGCGCCTTCGGTGATCGCGGGGCCGGCGGCGACTGTGATCTCGGGCGCCGCCGGGGCCGCCGGGGCCGGCGCGGGGTCGTCGTCTTCGACGGTGACGGCCGCGGTGGCGCGTGCAGCCGACACGGTCCAGCCGTCGCCGGCGCCCACGGTGGCGGTGATGTCGCCTGGGGGGGTGCGGGCGTCGTCGTCGGCGGTGGCGACGGCGACGGCGGCGACGCCCGTGGTGGGGATGGTGACGGTGCGGGGGCCGGTGTGGCCTGACGCTGCCCTGCCGCCGGCGACGGTCACGGTGACGGCGAGGGGCTCGGCGGGGGCGGGCACCGCCGCGACCACGAACCCGGCGTCGCCGCCCTCGGTGACAGGGCTGCCCGACGCGCCGATGCGCAGCTCCGGCAGCGTCGCGTCATCAGACGAAGCGCCCTGCTGTTGTTGTTGGGCTGCGGCGGCGAGCTGCTCGACGACGGTGAGGATCTTGTCCCAGCGCCGGCGGGGCACGCCCGGCTCCACCGCCTCCACATGGGCCTCCAGCTCGGCGACGGTGAACCCGCCGGGCTCGCCGCGTATCGTCTTCAACGCTTTCTGCCAGTTCGCGAGCGCGCCGGCGTTGCCGGTGACGTCGCGATGCCTCGCGATCATCGACGCGATCAGCGTCTCGGCCTCAGAGGTGTCCACCGCCGGGGCCTGCTGCTGCTGGGCTGGGAGGGGGTCGTCGTCGTCGTGCACCGGCGCCTTCTCCGACGCCGGCGCGCCGAGCGTGTACCCCGACCCGGCCCGGATCGTGAGCGTGACCGAGCCGTTGGGCTCGTCGGCGCCGTCGTCGACGGTGCCGAGCCGCACCGTCACGGTGCCGGTCGTGGGGATCGCCACGGTGCGGGTCCCCGCCTCTCCCTGGGCGAGCCAGTCGCCGTCCTGGGACACCGCCACAGTCACCGCCAGCGGCGCCGCCGGGGCGGGGCCGGCGGCGACCATGAACTGCACGTCGGCGCCCTCTGTGCCGCCCGCCGACGCCACCACCGACACCTCCGGGACGGCCGCGACCGCGTCCTGGCCGCCGCTGCCGGCGGCGTCGTCGTCCGCGACGGGCTGGGCCGCCGCCGAAGGCGTGCCGAGGTGGAACCCGCCCGGCCACGCCGACTGCGACGCCAGATGCAGGGTGACGGTCCCGTCGGGCTCGTCTGTGCGGTCGTCGACGGTCGGGACCGTGTAGGTGGCCGTGCCGGACGGGCCGATGACGACGTGGCGCCACCCCAGCCAACCGGGGCTGACCCAGTCGCCGTCCTGTGTCGCCCACACCGTCGCCACCAGCGGCACCGACGGCTTCGGGTCCGCGGTCAACTCCCAAACCAGCGGCGCGCCTTCTTTGCCGCGCACGGGCGGCACGTCCTCAGCCACGAACGTCTCAGACACGGCGTAGAGGTAGCGGGAGTGGGTGTTGGGCTGGTTGACGGCGTTGGGGTGCGCGATCCGCAGCGGACCGTGGGCGGACCCCGAGGGGGCCTCCACCGACGCCAGCTGCGGGCGGTTCGTGCCGAGCTCGTGGCCGGCGCGGCCGGTGCAGTCGTGGTCGCTGCCCGTCCAGACGCCGTTGCCGATGAGCGTCTCGTCGTCGACGAGGGCGACCGCCGCCCCCGACTCGTCGCGCGCCGAGTAGCTGCCCCACGACCGGTCACAGAAATCGGCGTTGCCGTCCGCGGCCTTCGCGCCGCCCAGCCAATAGATCGGCGCGCCCGGCCCGCCCAGCATCGCATTGTCGCGGGCGTCCACCGCAGCAGTGGAGCCCACCACGCGGAACCCGCCCGAATAGCCGCGGATGGCCTGATGGCCGGCCGCGGCCCGGGCCTGCACCGAGGCGTTGTAGGTGTCGATGTCAGACGACGACGCCGGATGCTTCGACGACGTGAGGAACAGCAGCCGGAACCTGTCCCCCGCACTCAAACCCGACGGCGCCAGCGCCCAGTCCGCCGGCACCGGCGTCGGCGCGGGGGCGAGCCGCACCGTCGGCACCGCGCTGCGGGGCCTCGAGATGTCCACCCGGTGGTGCTCATGCAGCCGGTAGTCGCCGCAGGCCGGCGGATCCGGCGGCGGCGGGCCCGACAAAGACGTGCCCACGATGCACGGATGACCGCTGAACAGCCACGCCGGACGGTCAGACGAAGCCACCCCCACGTGCACGAACCGGATATCAGCGAGCCTGGTGACGCCGGTGTCGACCGCGGTCAACAACTCGCCGGTCTCGGTGCGGTGCGCGCCGAAATCCACGTCCGGCGACGCCGAACCATCGCGGGTGAGCACACGCAAATTCAGATCGAACCGCACCGGACGGCTCAGCACCACCCAGATATTGCCGTCCGGGTCGCCGCGGCGCGCGAACAGCACCTCGGCCTGGTCGTCGTCGCGGACCACCACCTCCAACTCCCGACGCGCCGACGCCGCCTCCGCGCCCAAAGCCGCCCCCGACACCTCCAGGGCGGCGACCCAGGTCCAGTCGTCCTCCACAATGTTGTCGTCGATCATCGGCACGAAGAACCGCGCCGACGTCTGCCCGACCCTCACCACCGCCGTGTGGCGGGCCTCGTAGATGTCGCCGTCAGGGCCGACCGTCGGCGCCCACAACGACGACGGCGCCTCGGGCTCCAAAGTCGCGGCCACCCGGAACGGGGCCTTCGCCGCCGGCGACACCGAAACCGGCAATACCAGCTCCGAGGACTCCAGCCACGCCGTGCGCCGGCCCCCCTCCAGGCCGTCATAATCCCAGCCCGCGGACACCGCATCCCCGGCGGGGCCGTCGCCGTCGGACGCCGCGACCGTCACCGTATGGGTCGTGGCGGCCGGGTCCAGCTCCACGTCCGCGACGCCGGGATCGATCAGGGTCAACACCGCGGTCTCCGCGCCCTCAGGCTCGGCGTCGTCCACCACCCACACCGAGATGTCCACCGACGTCGCCCCCACAGGCACGGCCACCCGCCCGCGCGCGACCGCGCCGCGCGCGGACGGCACGCTGTAGTCCTTGAACGGCTCCGCCGAGCCCGACAGCGCGAACTCCAGCCCGAACGCCTGCGTGGCGGCCGTGGACAACTCCACGCTCACCGTCGCCGCCGAGCCCTCTGCGGCGGCGGTGGCGGGCTGGGCGAAGCTGGCCAGCGACGTCTCCGCGATCGTCACCGTCGCCGACGCGGGCGCGGCTGTGGCCAGCCCCGCGGGCACCCCCGACAGCACCACCTCGAACGTCTCCCTGTCATCGGACACACTGTCCGCCACGGTCGAGATCGACACCGTCCCCCGGGTCTGGCCCGCCGGGATCGTCACCGAGTGGGTCCCGCCGGCGAAGTCAGCCGGCGAGTCCGCCGTGCCCGCGTTCGCCGTCACGGTGACCGTCACCGCGGAGACCAGAGGCGCCGACAGCACCACCCCCACCTCGGCGGGGCTGCCCTCGGCCGCCTTGAAGGAAGCCGCCGACAGCGACACGCTCTGCGTCACGTCGGTGATGCTCAACGCCGCCGCGTCGTCGGTGGCCGTCACCCCGCCGCCCAGACCCACATCGTTGTTGCCGGAGTCCAACACGCCCGACGTCGTGGCGATCGTGCCCATGCCGACGTCCACCGTCTCGGACTCGCCGCCGACCAAATCAGCGGAGGCGGTCAGCGTCAACGTCACCGACGCCGCGGTCTCGCCGCTGCTGGGACCCGTGAAAGTCACCGTCGGCGCGCTGGCGGTGTTCAAGTCGTTGCAGGTCACCCCCGTCGGCAGCGGCGCAGGACAAGCCAGCGTGAAATCGGTGTTGCGAACCGCCGCGCCGGTGCCGCTGTTGAAGGTCAGCGGCACCGCCAAAGACTCGCCGGCCACCAGCCCCCGGCCCAGCGTGACCGTGTACGTGTGCGCCGCGCCCTCACTCACCGCAGACCCCGAGGCCCGCGCCAAAGTCACCGCCGTCGGGTCGTCGTCCAGGATCAGGACCTCAGCACGGCCCGGCGAGCCGATCCGATAATGAGTCGGGCGGGGCAGGATCGTCGCGATCGCCTTGCCGTTGGGCTCGTCCACACTGTCATCGATGACCCGCACGCCGTTGTTGTGGCCGAAGGATGGGATTGCCAACCGGTTCTCATAGACCCTTATGTCACGGGAATCGCCGAGGTCGCCCTCCTGCGAGAGCCGAAACCTGACAGCCACTCTGCCGGTGGTGTCAAAGCGGAACGGCGCAATCTCCTGATAGCCGTCTATCTGCTCGCCCTCGGCCACCCGGTCCTTCAGGTACCCATCTCGATGTCGGCCATGGACGGTGATCACCGGCCGCGTGTCCGTCACCACCGTCGCCGTCACCGTCGCCCCCGACACGACGCCGTTCGGGTAGTTCGCCGTGTCCCCGGAGTCCTGGATGCTGTGCGTGATCACAGCCGTGTCGCTCACCGCCGCGCCCGACGCAGACGTCACCGTCACCGTCTGCGCCACATTCCAAGCGTTGGAACCAGTGGGCGCGAAAGTCAGCGTGCCCTGGCTGCCGCTCGTATCGGGGTCGGTGTCCACCGTGACATGGGTCGTGTCGCCCGAGGACACCGCCACCGACACACTGCCCGACGGCGCCGACTTCAATTGCACGGTGTACGTCGCGGCGCCCTCGTTCGCGAACACGTCCAGAGCAGAGACGCTCAGGGTCAGGCCATGGACGACAGTCTGCGCCTCAGCGTCGCGCACCCCCGACGGCGCCACCAGCAGCGAGGCCGACAACGCCGACGCGAGCACCGGAGCGAACAAACGCCGCACAGCCCAGCGCGCCGACGCGCCCCCCCCCCCCCGCGCAACTTCGCAGCCGAACAGGGGCGCTCCGACGTCTGCCGCAAACCTCTGACAGCGCCCAGACTCATCACCTGGCCATCTTAGCCTGAGCTTCCCCCCGTCGTCGCGGCGGTAGCCGCAGCCTGTGGCTGCCACCGACAACCCGTGAGCAATCAGGGCTAATCGTTTGTATCCAAACGAAGTATGTGGCACTCTGTGGGGTGCGCCCGCAGCACCGGCGCGTGCGGGCACGGGGCAAGGAAGGGAAGACCGACATGCGGCGTGCATCCACTTGGCGCAGATTCCTGGTACCTGTCGCGGCGGCGACGCTCGTCGTCGCGGCCTGCGGCACCGACGACGAGGAGGCGGCGCCCGCGCCTCCCCCGCCTCCGGCCACCGAGGCGCCCGCTCCCGATCCCGAACCGCCCCCGCCGCCGGAGCCCGAGCCTCCGGCGCCCGCACCCGAGCCGCCGCCCGCGCCCGAGCCGGAGGCGCCGGCAGCCGTGGGCTTCGACATCGACGCCGTCCTGGCCGCCGACCTCGACGACTGCGCGCCGGCGCCCAGCGGCGATCCGCTGAAGATCGGATTCGCCGCCGACCTCTCGGACCTCGGCGGCTTCGCCGACGCCCCCGCCAGCCAGGCGGCGGCGTACTTCATCGACCTCATCAACTGCACCGGCGGCGTTAACGGCGCCCCGCTGGAGCTGACGATCCAGAACATCGAGGGCGACCCCGACGTCACCCAGCGCGCCGCCCAGGACCTGCTGGACGCCGGGGTGTCGGCGATCCTCGGGCCGCCGTTCCCGGACTTCGGCTTCCCGCTGCTGCAGGTGACCGCCGGCCGGGTCCCTGTGCTGTTCGTGGCCTCGACCGAGCCGACCCTCTCGGATCCCGCTCAGTTGGCGTTCCTGGTGGCCTTCGACGACACCGCCCAGGCCGGCGCCGCGGCGGAGTTCGCACTCGGCGAGGGTTGGACCACCGCCGTCACGTTCTCCTCGCCCGGGCCCTACTTCGGCTACAACCCCGAGGTCTTCACCGAGGTCTTCGAGGCGGGCGGCGGCACCGTGATCGCCGACTACAACTACGTGCCCATCGAGGACGTGGACTTCTCGTCGCAGGCCAACGAGATGGCCAACCTGGACGCGCCCCCCGACGTGGTGTACAGCGCCATGCTGGCCTTCCAGGCGGCCATCCTGCGCGGCCAGCTGGACGGGGTCGGCGTCGAGACCAGGTTCTTGATCACCGACGCCTTCGAGGCCACCGGCGGCTACGCCGAGGGCGACGCCGTGGAGGGCTTCTACCACACCACCCACTCCTTCCCCGCAGCGGGCAGCCGGGTCGTGATCCTCGACGAAGGATTCGAGGCCGCCACCGGCGCCGCCCTCGAGAACCCCTCCTTCGGAGGTCTCGCGGCCGACGCCATCGCCATGGTGATCGACGCCTTCCTGCGCACCGGATCCCACGATCCTGCCGTGCTGGGCGCCGCCATCGCCGAGGCACAGGGCGTCGAGGGCGTCACCGGCGTGCTGTCGTACCCCGCCGGCAGCGGCTCGCCCATCAAGCCCGTCTATGTCCACCAAGTCGTGAACGGAGCACCCTCGCTGGCGGGAACCGTCGGCTGAGAGCCGACCGGCGGGCTCGCTCCGGGCCGGCGGGCGCAACCTGCCGGGGCGGTCCCGTTCGGGCGCCGGCCGCCGGCAAAAGCGTGAGACAATCGCGTGCATGCCCGAGATCGAACGGCGCGCCGGCCTGAACGCTTCGATCTCCGGGCGCCGAGCAGCCCGACGGCGCGCTGAACCAGCACCATGACCGAACTGCTCCAGCAGCTCGTCGACGGGGTCGGGCGCGGCAGCATCTACGCACTGCTGGCCTTGGGCATCGCCGTCATCTTCGGCGTGATGCACCTCGTGAACTTCGCGCACGGGGAACTCATCAC encodes the following:
- a CDS encoding DUF4143 domain-containing protein; translated protein: MAYIRRWLEDRLRDALAASPAVLLQGSRFIGKTTLARRLSASALDMSNEQHVARLELDPLGMLRRTPKPVLVDEWQLRPQTLWDIKSLVDAEGASGFIIAGSAGYSHLEGFSQFPLTGRCDMLRLRPMAQAERRELAVMPLADLLFGGSDQWGSPERLEHSDYVSIAVQSGYPGHARLAADEAHDALRRIAANIIEADIVRHQTRRDSTATRSGLSRFIAAYASASGRIVDLLSIAKAAGLNDKTAAKYRDMYDNSYLLDELPIWRPTADSQGFRHPKRVLSDPAMMAPLIGTSPSELTAAPQLLGGLIETFVHAQLSAQQAVTAEPYAIECYDLRRSGKARSAAAAYPLGEIDFVLRSTRRPAVAVVEVKARNRVKRHDADRIIALRDAIDSDPRASHEFTAGAVLCCGDIDPTPISDRVWAAPLSALWTTPPSPTPPTRPSGSEPRVP
- a CDS encoding ABC transporter substrate-binding protein, with the protein product MRRASTWRRFLVPVAAATLVVAACGTDDEEAAPAPPPPPATEAPAPDPEPPPPPEPEPPAPAPEPPPAPEPEAPAAVGFDIDAVLAADLDDCAPAPSGDPLKIGFAADLSDLGGFADAPASQAAAYFIDLINCTGGVNGAPLELTIQNIEGDPDVTQRAAQDLLDAGVSAILGPPFPDFGFPLLQVTAGRVPVLFVASTEPTLSDPAQLAFLVAFDDTAQAGAAAEFALGEGWTTAVTFSSPGPYFGYNPEVFTEVFEAGGGTVIADYNYVPIEDVDFSSQANEMANLDAPPDVVYSAMLAFQAAILRGQLDGVGVETRFLITDAFEATGGYAEGDAVEGFYHTTHSFPAAGSRVVILDEGFEAATGAALENPSFGGLAADAIAMVIDAFLRTGSHDPAVLGAAIAEAQGVEGVTGVLSYPAGSGSPIKPVYVHQVVNGAPSLAGTVG